A window of the Virgibacillus pantothenticus genome harbors these coding sequences:
- a CDS encoding MFS transporter, whose translation MYLEVIKNNKNVIFYLLGAAASNLGNVISGLAFVFLTYEMTGSGIYTTGVAISQVAPYLLFGLIGGVIADWVDKKRLLIMIDLIRIPLILSVVLLHELELLIYWHLIIVSFLIHCLGCFFTPAHRAILPIITSEEERSSVNSLLDTVTRGITVLGPIVSVLLMNIVNVIHFFTFDALTYLISAILINRIQLPDKKLTNEKLSQWKISDIFISIKYFSIWVNEQTTIRTLFIVTVIMVFFNTWVWQVGLLLQLLATTPNGEECYSLLLGWYGATVIVVNLFIPFIWKKLSMKTYLFGSLIWGIGILMLGFSYTLPLYFIGVFVAGIGLPISGLSRVYLLQTYLPTKELGKGFSFNAFLLYLSNAISLGLFGVLSSFLPIRILFIICGFMMAICAAIYLRILARKVLGVIPYNRLNN comes from the coding sequence ATGTATTTGGAAGTTATTAAAAACAATAAAAATGTTATCTTTTACTTATTAGGAGCCGCTGCTTCAAATTTAGGTAATGTTATATCGGGTTTAGCTTTTGTGTTTTTAACTTATGAGATGACAGGATCAGGCATATATACAACTGGAGTTGCTATTTCACAAGTAGCTCCCTATCTTTTATTCGGATTAATCGGCGGAGTCATTGCTGATTGGGTAGATAAGAAAAGACTTTTAATTATGATCGATCTTATAAGAATACCTCTTATATTATCAGTGGTTTTATTGCATGAATTAGAGTTATTAATCTATTGGCATTTAATCATCGTCAGTTTTCTTATTCATTGCTTAGGGTGTTTTTTTACCCCTGCACATAGAGCGATTTTGCCCATTATTACAAGTGAAGAGGAAAGATCTTCTGTGAACAGTTTACTTGATACAGTAACAAGGGGAATTACTGTATTAGGACCTATCGTTAGTGTTTTATTAATGAATATAGTTAACGTTATACATTTTTTTACATTTGACGCATTAACCTATCTTATAAGTGCGATTCTTATTAACAGGATTCAATTACCAGATAAAAAGCTAACAAATGAAAAGCTTAGCCAATGGAAAATAAGCGATATTTTTATCTCGATAAAGTATTTTTCAATATGGGTAAACGAACAAACAACTATACGAACATTATTTATAGTGACAGTAATCATGGTGTTTTTCAATACATGGGTCTGGCAAGTCGGATTGTTATTGCAACTCCTTGCAACAACCCCAAATGGAGAGGAATGCTATAGTCTACTTTTGGGGTGGTATGGTGCAACCGTTATTGTGGTTAATTTGTTTATCCCATTCATCTGGAAAAAGTTAAGCATGAAAACTTACTTGTTTGGCTCATTGATTTGGGGGATAGGTATTCTGATGTTAGGGTTTTCTTATACGCTACCACTATATTTTATAGGGGTATTCGTTGCGGGAATAGGCTTGCCTATCTCTGGTTTATCAAGAGTATATTTATTGCAAACATATCTTCCAACAAAAGAATTAGGGAAAGGCTTTAGTTTTAATGCATTTCTTCTCTATTTATCTAATGCAATTTCTCTTGGTCTATTCGGAGTACTCTCTTCATTCCTGCCTATAAGGATCTTGTTTATAATATGTGGATTTATGATGGCCATTTGCGCAGCCATTTATTTACGAATACTTGCTCGAAAAGTACTAGGAGTTATACCATATAACCGTTTGAATAATTGA
- a CDS encoding helix-turn-helix domain-containing protein — MAIIVNIDVMLAKRKMSVTELSQKVGITMANLSILKNGKAKAVRFSTLEAICKALECQPGDILEYKSDEENQE; from the coding sequence ATGGCAATTATAGTCAATATTGATGTGATGCTGGCAAAAAGAAAAATGAGTGTAACAGAGCTTTCGCAAAAAGTTGGGATTACGATGGCTAATCTTTCTATATTAAAAAACGGCAAGGCAAAGGCAGTTCGATTCTCAACTTTAGAGGCGATTTGTAAAGCTTTAGAATGTCAGCCTGGAGATATTTTAGAATACAAAAGTGATGAAGAAAATCAAGAATAG
- a CDS encoding helix-hairpin-helix domain-containing protein: MAITSKGKGWELRNSIWMLWAILTLGFFNYISFYYIYFRVKQRKWLFAALVYSLIFITWIIIAEIYPEKHWMTDVSFAIFLLGWIISIVHVLKIRKEYLLRLEVKIANGQKEIQSLREQIRQEYGSTVEAGSKVAPIPQEIKEQPEDTVKMIDINTATEDEVAGVPGIGALFAKKVMEAREREGGFTSFEHFVQTLSIKPHLAEKMRPFLVFPEKPSTSSLKKSEGRIVDF; this comes from the coding sequence ATGGCCATTACCAGTAAGGGCAAAGGGTGGGAGTTGAGGAACTCAATTTGGATGCTTTGGGCGATCCTGACTTTAGGATTCTTTAATTATATTTCTTTTTATTATATTTATTTTCGAGTGAAACAGAGGAAATGGTTATTTGCTGCTCTAGTATATTCATTGATATTTATCACGTGGATAATTATCGCAGAAATTTATCCGGAAAAGCATTGGATGACAGATGTATCGTTTGCTATTTTTCTGTTGGGTTGGATTATTTCAATCGTTCATGTATTAAAGATACGGAAGGAGTATTTACTAAGGTTGGAAGTCAAGATAGCAAACGGTCAAAAGGAAATTCAATCGCTGAGGGAACAGATAAGACAAGAGTATGGAAGCACTGTCGAAGCTGGTTCCAAAGTAGCTCCTATCCCACAAGAAATTAAGGAACAGCCGGAAGATACGGTTAAAATGATTGATATTAATACTGCTACGGAAGATGAAGTCGCAGGAGTTCCAGGAATTGGTGCTTTGTTCGCTAAAAAAGTAATGGAAGCAAGAGAAAGGGAAGGCGGTTTTACGTCGTTTGAACATTTTGTACAGACACTCTCCATTAAACCACATTTGGCGGAGAAGATGAGACCTTTTCTCGTTTTTCCTGAAAAACCGAGTACCAGCTCTTTAAAAAAATCAGAGGGGAGAATTGTGGACTTCTAA
- a CDS encoding helix-turn-helix transcriptional regulator, translated as MTPSKIIRETAEGTFLLKKDFSQESNWRSDHCYKFIYSLDGMINYQTNRNQINFNHQQFILFNPQDEHKQLAVEGKKFLIELNPIFLNQVSKSLNFVAQNDIQIASSIQKNCQVSNWVKFVLDYVVIEKNDIHSMELFLEHSFTQFALILLKNAVGTHTQDINVNSYKIISPQIYTTVCALKESYQYPWTLDQMAEVANLNKYQFAHFFKDIIGISPYSWLQIYRIIRSQEMLTKTTKTILKIAMDCGFSSVTVYNQLFKRLYGITPSTFRASIRK; from the coding sequence ATGACTCCATCAAAAATAATACGAGAGACTGCAGAAGGAACTTTCTTACTAAAGAAGGATTTTAGTCAAGAAAGCAACTGGCGTTCAGATCACTGCTATAAATTTATTTACTCTTTAGATGGAATGATAAATTATCAAACGAATAGAAACCAAATAAACTTTAATCATCAACAATTTATTTTATTTAACCCACAAGATGAACATAAACAGTTGGCAGTTGAGGGTAAGAAATTTCTTATTGAATTAAATCCGATTTTTCTTAATCAAGTCTCGAAATCTCTCAACTTTGTTGCTCAAAACGATATTCAAATTGCCTCGAGTATACAGAAAAACTGCCAAGTATCTAACTGGGTCAAGTTTGTACTGGACTATGTAGTTATTGAAAAAAATGATATTCATTCAATGGAATTATTTTTAGAGCACAGTTTCACACAATTTGCATTAATATTGCTGAAAAATGCCGTTGGAACACATACACAGGATATAAATGTAAATTCTTACAAAATAATTAGCCCCCAAATATATACAACGGTATGTGCTTTGAAGGAAAGTTATCAATATCCTTGGACCCTAGATCAAATGGCAGAGGTAGCTAATTTGAACAAGTATCAATTTGCCCATTTTTTTAAAGATATTATAGGGATTTCCCCATATTCTTGGTTACAAATATATCGAATAATTCGAAGCCAAGAGATGCTAACCAAAACCACTAAAACAATCTTAAAAATAGCGATGGACTGTGGTTTTTCATCTGTTACTGTTTACAATCAATTATTCAAACGGTTATATGGTATAACTCCTAGTACTTTTCGAGCAAGTATTCGTAAATAA
- a CDS encoding DUF1835 domain-containing protein, translating into MVAEIKRILRNSLEEEKNALLLSMFMQMEMHEETAQYTEEQLVKDLKRTYHSFLNYKRNQTDIKRDNTYHAVHILFSDSTYGSLKQALKVSGLQDEEKIIAFSDLFSIGPMWRLHEQEGLSYRYEWLKNHINFDDEYIDEYEYNFNHTVSMIDAIPESTPIIVWTGENAHEQTVLRYVLFLLKEKTNDIFIINATKQFKNQFNVPSNECFPLHTGEIVPEKLMMIYEESRKEAPASQMQLEEFAKEWQALSTTKEYLRIWEDQVIKSVEENIYDDYIINKVKQIHNERKNNDFIYSARLVGEIIGDLDQYIGDAFFEYRVRQLIIKGIFEIKGVPKAMRYYSVRLH; encoded by the coding sequence ATGGTTGCTGAAATAAAAAGAATCCTTAGAAACTCGTTAGAAGAAGAAAAGAATGCACTTTTACTTTCTATGTTTATGCAAATGGAAATGCATGAGGAAACAGCCCAATATACAGAGGAGCAGTTGGTAAAGGATTTAAAAAGAACCTATCATTCCTTTTTAAATTATAAAAGGAATCAAACGGATATAAAAAGGGATAATACCTATCATGCGGTACATATTCTATTTAGCGATTCCACGTATGGTAGCTTAAAACAGGCGTTAAAAGTGTCAGGATTGCAGGACGAAGAAAAGATAATCGCATTTTCAGATTTGTTTTCGATTGGTCCAATGTGGCGATTACATGAACAGGAAGGGCTTAGCTACAGATACGAATGGTTGAAAAATCATATTAACTTTGATGATGAATATATAGATGAATACGAATATAACTTTAATCATACCGTCTCCATGATTGACGCTATTCCAGAAAGTACACCCATAATCGTGTGGACAGGAGAAAATGCCCATGAACAAACCGTTTTACGATATGTTCTTTTTCTATTAAAAGAAAAAACAAATGATATTTTTATAATAAACGCAACGAAGCAATTTAAAAATCAATTTAATGTTCCAAGTAATGAATGTTTCCCGTTACATACTGGAGAAATTGTACCTGAAAAATTAATGATGATATATGAGGAAAGTAGAAAAGAAGCTCCAGCAAGTCAAATGCAACTTGAAGAATTTGCAAAGGAATGGCAAGCGTTATCTACTACCAAGGAATACCTCAGAATATGGGAGGATCAAGTAATAAAAAGTGTAGAGGAAAATATTTATGATGACTACATTATAAATAAGGTTAAGCAAATACATAACGAGCGAAAAAATAATGATTTTATATATTCAGCGCGACTTGTCGGTGAAATAATAGGGGATTTAGATCAATATATTGGCGATGCGTTTTTTGAGTACAGAGTAAGACAATTAATTATAAAAGGAATTTTTGAAATAAAAGGTGTTCCAAAAGCAATGAGGTACTATAGTGTAAGACTTCATTAA
- a CDS encoding cytochrome P450: MSSTGRMPQEEGIDQSLSLMREGYMYILNRCRSFNSNIFATRLLGKKVICISGKEAAEIFYDSERFKRKDAAPNRSIQTLFGKNGVQALDGWAHKRRKEMFMSIMSTEELKRLTNILKKHWEIAINKWQGMDKVIFYEETKKILCRTACEWAGVPVQESEIKSLTSNLGAMIESAGTVGPNHWLGRNARNNVERWVQGLIEKVRHGTLNPSENTALHQFSWHRELNGELLDTEITAVEVINILRPVVAIAIYINFIVVAVNNYPKVKMKLQASDKKYVEMFIQEVRRFYPFFPFVIAKVKTDFTWNGYRFEEGTLTLLDLYGTNHDPKTWDNPDVFEPARFSDWKGSPFGFIPQGGGDYFLGHRCAGEWVTIEVMKVSVDFLLNHMDYEVPAQDLSYSMVSMPSIPRSKIIIKNVKGKI, translated from the coding sequence ATGTCAAGCACAGGAAGAATGCCGCAAGAAGAGGGAATAGACCAAAGTTTAAGCTTAATGAGAGAAGGCTACATGTACATTTTGAATAGATGTCGCAGTTTCAATTCTAATATTTTTGCAACTCGATTACTCGGAAAGAAAGTAATCTGTATAAGTGGAAAAGAAGCTGCTGAGATTTTTTATGATTCGGAGAGGTTCAAAAGGAAAGATGCAGCACCAAATCGGTCAATACAAACATTGTTTGGTAAGAATGGTGTACAGGCATTAGATGGATGGGCTCACAAACGTCGTAAAGAAATGTTTATGTCTATCATGTCCACTGAAGAACTTAAAAGGCTCACTAACATTTTAAAAAAACATTGGGAAATAGCAATTAATAAGTGGCAGGGAATGGACAAGGTAATATTTTATGAGGAAACCAAGAAAATATTGTGTCGGACAGCTTGCGAGTGGGCGGGTGTTCCAGTTCAAGAAAGTGAAATAAAATCGTTGACAAGTAATTTAGGAGCAATGATTGAGTCAGCAGGGACAGTTGGTCCTAACCATTGGCTTGGGAGGAATGCAAGGAATAATGTTGAAAGATGGGTGCAAGGTCTGATTGAGAAGGTTCGTCATGGGACATTAAACCCTTCCGAAAATACAGCACTGCATCAATTTTCCTGGCATCGTGAACTGAATGGAGAACTTCTTGATACTGAAATTACTGCAGTTGAAGTCATCAATATACTGCGACCGGTGGTGGCGATCGCTATATATATTAATTTCATTGTTGTAGCAGTAAATAATTACCCAAAAGTAAAAATGAAGCTTCAGGCTAGTGATAAAAAATATGTGGAAATGTTTATCCAGGAAGTACGGCGCTTTTATCCGTTTTTTCCATTTGTTATCGCAAAGGTGAAGACAGATTTTACTTGGAATGGCTACCGATTTGAAGAAGGTACGTTAACTCTTTTGGACCTTTATGGTACCAACCATGATCCTAAAACCTGGGATAATCCTGATGTGTTTGAACCTGCTCGTTTTTCTGACTGGAAAGGGAGTCCTTTTGGATTCATCCCCCAAGGCGGTGGTGACTATTTTTTGGGGCATCGTTGTGCTGGTGAATGGGTAACAATTGAAGTTATGAAAGTTAGCGTTGACTTCCTTTTGAACCATATGGATTATGAGGTTCCGGCTCAAGATTTAAGTTACAGCATGGTAAGCATGCCCAGTATACCTCGAAGTAAAATAATAATTAAAAATGTGAAGGGGAAAATATAG
- a CDS encoding DUF4256 domain-containing protein, with the protein MTEKNEINHKKELSLEQREELLKVLQARFENNMNRHKDMEWGKVQAKLEANTEKLWSLHEMERTGGEPDVVDYDKKKDEYTFYDCATESPKGRRSVCYDREALESRKKHKPENNAIDMAAAMGIQLLTEDQYRALQKLGDFDMKTSSWILTPADIRNLGGALFCDFRFGHVFVYHNGASSYYGVRGFRGSLRI; encoded by the coding sequence ATGACAGAGAAAAATGAAATCAACCATAAAAAGGAATTGTCACTAGAACAAAGGGAAGAATTACTTAAAGTATTGCAAGCCCGTTTTGAGAACAATATGAACCGTCATAAAGATATGGAATGGGGTAAAGTCCAAGCAAAGCTGGAAGCTAATACTGAAAAACTGTGGTCCCTCCATGAAATGGAACGAACGGGCGGTGAACCGGATGTGGTTGATTATGATAAAAAGAAGGATGAATACACTTTCTATGATTGTGCTACGGAAAGCCCCAAAGGTCGCAGAAGTGTTTGTTACGATCGTGAAGCGCTAGAGTCAAGAAAAAAACATAAACCTGAAAATAATGCCATAGATATGGCCGCTGCCATGGGAATTCAACTTTTAACGGAAGACCAATATCGAGCATTGCAAAAACTTGGAGATTTTGATATGAAAACGTCGAGTTGGATTTTAACACCTGCTGACATTAGAAATCTTGGTGGAGCGCTTTTCTGTGATTTTCGTTTTGGTCATGTTTTTGTGTATCACAATGGTGCCTCCTCTTATTATGGGGTTAGAGGTTTTCGCGGCTCGCTACGTATTTAA
- a CDS encoding DUF817 domain-containing protein, protein MRAIKQLVRFGWEQALSCLFPVVIFASLALTQMVSLPFLPRYDWLLIICLLMQWGMVRSGLETRDELKVITVFHLIGLALEIFKVHVGSWSYPEEGYLKIFGVPLYSGFMYASVASYLCQAWRRLNIKLVKWPPFLVVVPLAAAIYLNFFTHHYWIDVRWWLSALVIIVFWRSWVKYEVGGTIYRMPLAFSFMLIGFFIWVAENIVTFFGAWKYPNQTDAWSLVHLGKVSSWVLLVIVSFLIVATLKQVKGKNSTK, encoded by the coding sequence ATGAGAGCAATAAAACAGCTTGTTCGTTTTGGCTGGGAACAGGCTCTATCATGTTTGTTTCCGGTCGTTATTTTTGCCTCTTTGGCGCTTACGCAGATGGTATCTCTTCCATTTCTACCACGATATGACTGGCTACTTATTATCTGTCTTTTGATGCAATGGGGCATGGTGCGTTCGGGGCTTGAAACACGTGATGAGTTAAAGGTTATCACCGTCTTTCACTTAATTGGGCTTGCCCTTGAGATTTTCAAAGTACATGTGGGGTCCTGGTCTTATCCAGAGGAAGGATATCTTAAAATTTTTGGCGTTCCTTTGTATAGTGGATTCATGTATGCAAGTGTAGCGAGTTATCTTTGTCAGGCATGGAGAAGACTGAATATAAAATTAGTTAAATGGCCGCCTTTTTTGGTGGTTGTGCCTCTAGCAGCTGCGATCTATCTAAATTTTTTTACCCATCATTATTGGATTGATGTTCGTTGGTGGTTATCAGCACTTGTTATAATTGTCTTTTGGCGATCATGGGTTAAATATGAGGTTGGTGGGACCATTTATCGTATGCCACTCGCGTTTTCTTTCATGCTCATTGGATTTTTTATATGGGTAGCCGAAAATATTGTTACATTCTTTGGTGCATGGAAATATCCAAATCAAACTGATGCATGGAGTCTCGTACATTTAGGTAAGGTAAGTTCATGGGTCTTATTAGTAATTGTTAGCTTTCTTATAGTTGCAACGTTAAAGCAAGTGAAGGGAAAAAATTCCACAAAATAA
- a CDS encoding AAA family ATPase yields MEKKQVRERLMANLFKARFPFLYISTWEEERVLSLIYSMASNQELIKTSRKVITWKITTGIEEAGVKAKGDTKSALKALEFVENYQEPAIFVLHDFHIYFGGEGRTPDHQIIRKLRDISLSLKRSPNPKNVVFLSPILRLPHDLEKDITIVDFDLPSFNEIKQILDDLIQVNKQTGRIEIKLTEEEKEKLVKAAQGLTLSEAENAFARAMVEDGRLSIHDVEVILEEKEQIIKKTEILEFVNSRLNMDDIGGLENLKRWLRKRNKSWLESTQKYGLPAPKGVLITGVPGCGKSLISKAISAMWQLPLLRLDIGKVFSGIVGSSEENMRKAIQTAEAISPSILWIDEIEKGFSGMNSSGDGGTASRIFGQFLTWMQEKEKPVFVIATANNISSLPTELLRKGRFDEIFFVDLPTHRERVEIFRVHLKRRLKDPNVARDFQINDDNLHYLAGLTEGFVGAEIEQVVINGLFEAFYEERSVTLLDFEKICKQFIPLSVTQAEQIKGIRDWANVRAVAATPREDREEYSESGEAEDISDIIASRGGRTIDF; encoded by the coding sequence ATGGAGAAAAAACAAGTTCGGGAGCGGTTAATGGCCAATCTGTTTAAAGCACGTTTTCCTTTTCTCTACATATCTACATGGGAAGAAGAAAGGGTGCTTTCCCTCATATACTCGATGGCATCCAATCAGGAATTAATTAAAACGTCAAGAAAAGTTATTACGTGGAAAATTACGACTGGGATCGAAGAAGCGGGTGTAAAAGCAAAAGGAGATACAAAATCGGCGCTTAAAGCTTTAGAATTCGTTGAAAATTATCAAGAACCGGCTATTTTTGTGTTGCATGATTTCCATATTTATTTTGGAGGTGAAGGACGTACTCCAGACCATCAAATTATTCGTAAATTAAGAGATATTAGCCTGAGTTTGAAACGCAGCCCAAATCCAAAAAACGTTGTATTTCTTTCTCCCATATTAAGACTTCCGCATGATCTCGAGAAAGATATTACTATAGTTGATTTTGACTTGCCTAGTTTTAACGAAATCAAGCAAATTTTGGATGACCTCATTCAAGTTAATAAGCAAACTGGACGAATTGAAATTAAACTGACGGAAGAGGAAAAAGAAAAGCTTGTAAAAGCAGCACAGGGACTTACGTTATCTGAAGCCGAAAATGCTTTTGCGCGGGCAATGGTAGAAGATGGTCGACTTTCTATACATGATGTAGAAGTCATTTTAGAGGAAAAGGAACAAATCATCAAAAAGACGGAGATACTTGAATTTGTCAATAGCCGTTTGAATATGGATGACATTGGCGGATTAGAAAATTTAAAACGATGGCTGCGTAAAAGGAACAAGTCCTGGTTGGAGTCTACCCAAAAATATGGTTTACCGGCTCCAAAAGGTGTGCTCATAACAGGGGTTCCTGGATGTGGAAAAAGTTTAATCAGCAAGGCGATTAGCGCAATGTGGCAACTTCCTTTACTGCGCCTGGACATTGGAAAGGTTTTTAGCGGAATAGTGGGAAGCAGTGAAGAGAATATGAGAAAAGCGATTCAAACGGCAGAAGCTATTTCCCCTTCCATTTTGTGGATTGATGAAATAGAAAAGGGATTTAGTGGAATGAATTCATCTGGCGATGGTGGGACAGCTAGTCGTATCTTTGGTCAATTCTTAACTTGGATGCAGGAAAAGGAAAAGCCAGTTTTCGTTATCGCGACAGCCAATAACATTTCTAGTCTACCTACGGAATTGCTTCGAAAAGGTAGATTTGATGAAATATTTTTTGTTGACTTGCCGACACATCGGGAGCGAGTAGAAATTTTCAGAGTTCATTTAAAGAGAAGATTAAAGGATCCGAACGTTGCTAGAGACTTTCAAATAAATGATGACAATTTACATTATCTTGCTGGATTGACAGAAGGATTTGTCGGTGCTGAGATTGAACAAGTAGTTATAAATGGATTGTTTGAAGCATTTTACGAAGAAAGAAGTGTTACACTTCTTGACTTTGAAAAGATATGCAAACAGTTTATCCCGCTTTCCGTTACCCAAGCTGAACAAATTAAGGGAATACGTGATTGGGCCAATGTTAGAGCCGTAGCTGCAACCCCACGTGAAGATCGAGAGGAGTATTCAGAAAGCGGCGAGGCAGAAGACATCAGTGATATTATAGCATCACGCGGTGGAAGGACGATCGACTTTTAA
- a CDS encoding short-chain dehydrogenase yields the protein MVIRKRLSCVDYCKECWTHAEANEKDGLSSNITPILIDYKDNDELQASVNSTISENGHIELVVAWIHSDAPEALKIIADEILDNSNEGELFHVLGSSSNLNAIKRRVIMPDSCLYYQIRLGFVIKGGQSRWLTNEEISDGVIKAIKNKNKIEPLVSLSLGRSVFKQL from the coding sequence TTGGTTATTAGAAAAAGGCTATCATGTGTCGATTATTGCAAGGAATGCTGGACGCATGCAGAGGCTAATGAAAAAGACGGTTTAAGTAGTAACATAACACCTATATTAATTGACTATAAAGATAATGATGAATTACAGGCAAGCGTAAATTCAACAATAAGTGAAAATGGTCATATTGAACTTGTAGTAGCTTGGATTCACTCAGATGCGCCAGAGGCGTTGAAAATAATAGCTGATGAAATTTTAGATAATAGCAATGAAGGGGAATTATTTCATGTTTTAGGGAGTAGCTCAAATTTGAATGCTATCAAGAGGAGGGTGATAATGCCTGACAGTTGTCTATACTATCAAATTCGCCTAGGGTTTGTAATAAAAGGTGGTCAATCAAGATGGCTAACAAATGAGGAGATTTCTGATGGTGTTATTAAAGCTATAAAAAATAAAAACAAGATAGAACCATTGGTCAGCTTGAGCCTTGGGAGAAGCGTCTTTAAACAATTGTGA
- a CDS encoding DUF2997 domain-containing protein, translating to MNDKKIKIKITDDCQIFAKTVGVKGQDCLAYIELLEQLLDAETVDSNYTEEYYQTEIQSFRQNKQFLKGGD from the coding sequence TTGAATGATAAAAAAATAAAAATAAAAATTACAGATGACTGCCAGATATTTGCCAAAACGGTAGGTGTTAAGGGACAAGATTGCTTGGCGTATATCGAATTGCTTGAGCAACTTCTCGATGCTGAAACAGTGGATTCTAATTATACGGAAGAGTATTATCAAACAGAGATACAGTCGTTTCGCCAAAATAAACAGTTTTTAAAGGGAGGGGATTAG
- a CDS encoding 4Fe-4S single cluster domain-containing protein, with protein sequence MKLVIHRYLPCTTVEGPGRRFCLWVQGCSIRCEGCGVPWTWSKQNGNTVTVEELFREIEKSRKENDIEGVTFLGGEPFDQAEALGKLAGMVKNAGLTVMSFSGYLYEDLKHRAQARDLLACTDLLIDGPFKKDKLDLSRPWVGSSNQRFHFLTSAYKYLESELSSISNKIEIRISKDGTVSVNGMATQEALKELFDVSEFKKIKSI encoded by the coding sequence ATGAAACTCGTTATTCATCGTTATTTGCCTTGTACAACAGTTGAAGGGCCGGGAAGAAGATTTTGCCTTTGGGTGCAGGGGTGTTCTATTCGCTGTGAAGGTTGCGGAGTGCCCTGGACATGGTCAAAGCAGAATGGAAATACAGTCACGGTTGAAGAGCTTTTTAGGGAAATTGAAAAAAGCAGAAAAGAAAATGATATAGAAGGTGTAACATTTCTTGGCGGTGAACCTTTTGACCAAGCGGAGGCTCTTGGAAAGCTTGCTGGCATGGTAAAGAATGCGGGATTGACGGTAATGTCATTTTCCGGTTATCTGTACGAAGATTTAAAGCATAGAGCGCAAGCAAGAGATCTGCTTGCCTGTACAGATTTATTGATAGATGGACCTTTCAAGAAGGATAAGCTTGATTTAAGCCGTCCATGGGTTGGCTCCTCCAATCAGCGGTTTCATTTTTTAACATCAGCCTACAAGTACTTAGAAAGTGAGCTTTCCAGTATTAGTAATAAAATTGAAATTCGCATTTCAAAAGACGGAACTGTTTCAGTTAACGGAATGGCAACGCAGGAAGCATTAAAAGAGTTATTTGATGTAAGTGAGTTTAAAAAAATCAAATCGATATAA
- a CDS encoding DUF2975 domain-containing protein, with the protein MKKVTTVFLKIAVVLIGIPVLALCIFLVPKLGDIGVELLPDLAFIKYLIFIIFYTSAIPFYVALYQAFNLLRFIDENKAFSELSVRALKKIKYCSITISSLHVLVLPLFYLFAETDDAPGVVIVGMIVPFASMVIAVFAAVLQRLFQEAINIKSENDLTV; encoded by the coding sequence ATGAAAAAAGTAACGACAGTATTCTTAAAAATAGCTGTTGTTCTTATAGGAATCCCAGTTCTTGCTTTATGTATATTTTTAGTGCCTAAGTTAGGAGATATTGGAGTCGAGTTGTTGCCTGATTTAGCTTTTATAAAATATCTCATTTTCATCATCTTTTATACGTCCGCTATTCCTTTTTATGTTGCTTTGTATCAGGCTTTCAACCTTTTGCGATTTATTGACGAGAATAAAGCGTTCTCTGAATTATCTGTAAGGGCGTTAAAGAAAATCAAATACTGTTCTATTACAATCAGCAGTTTGCATGTTCTCGTCTTGCCGCTCTTCTATCTATTTGCGGAAACAGACGATGCCCCAGGTGTTGTCATAGTTGGAATGATTGTTCCGTTTGCTTCAATGGTTATCGCTGTCTTTGCTGCTGTTCTCCAAAGACTTTTTCAGGAAGCAATTAATATAAAATCAGAAAATGATTTAACGGTCTGA